One window from the genome of Musa acuminata AAA Group cultivar baxijiao chromosome BXJ1-4, Cavendish_Baxijiao_AAA, whole genome shotgun sequence encodes:
- the LOC103980153 gene encoding protein WRKY1, translating to MEGVEEANRAAVESCYRVLSLLSETQDRALAYKDLMADTGKAVSRFNKVISMLSNGVGHARPRRLHDPQQLHFNHGIFLDSPAVSRADQSPLLLQLLPGNLPQKPVNEFGSTANVPSRTLPRTDAASWITPQAALSNPTLTHLHFLQQQHSSQMFQLKLQSAMCGRSNSGMNLKFDNSSCAATVSSSRSFLSSLSMDGSMDGKAFNLIGGSQSSNPMNWQLHNRRRCTGGGEDGNGKCARTGRCHCSKKRKLRVKRTIKVPAISNKLADIPADDYSWRKYGQKPIKGSPHPRGYYKCSSMRGCPARKHVERCVEDPTMLMVTYEGEHNHAKLATQSAHT from the exons ATGGAGGGAGTGGAAGAAGCTAATAGGGCAGCCGTGGAGAGCTGCTACAGAGTCTTGAGCTTATTGTCTGAGACCCAAGACCGAGCTTTAGCTTACAAAGATCTAATGGCAGACACAGGGAAGGCTGTTTCCAGGTTTAACAAGGTCATTTCCATGCTCAGTAATGGTGTGGGTCATGCAAGGCCGAGGAGGCTCCACGATCCCCAACAACTCCACTTCAATCACGGCATCTTCTTGGATAGCCCAGCGGTATCCAGAGCTGACCAATCTCCCCTGTTACTCCAACTCCTCCCAGGAAACCTACCACAGAAGCCAGTCAATGAGTTTGGCTCCACTGCCAACGTCCCTTCACGAACCCTCCCAAGAACGGATGCTGCTTCTTGGATCACTCCTCAAGCTGCCCTCAGCAATCCTACCCTCACCCACCTTCATTTCCTCCAACAGCAGCACAGCAGCCAAATGTTCCAGCTGAAGCTCCAGAGCGCAATGTGTGGGAGAAGCAACAGTGGCATGAACCTCAAGTTTGACAACTCGAGCTGCGCTGCGACTGTGTCGTCGTCCAGGTCCTTCTTGTCATCCCTGAGCATGGACGGAAGCATGGATGGGAAGGCCTTCAACCTCATCGGCGGCTCGCAGTCGTCCAATCCGATGAACTGGCAGCTACATAACAGGAGGAGGTGCACCGGAGGCGGTGAAGACGGCAATGGCAAGTGTGCGAGAACAGGCAGGTGCCACTGCTCAAAGAAGAG GAAGCTGAGAGTGAAGAGAACCATTAAGGTTCCTGCTATCAGTAACAAGCTTGCAGACATCCCTGCTGATGACTACTCATGGAGAAAGTATGGGCAGAAGCCGATCAAGGGTTCTCCACATCCTAG AGGATACTACAAATGCAGCAGCATGCGAGGATGCCCGGCAAGAAAGCATGTCGAGAGGTGTGTTGAAGACCCGACAATGTTGATGGTGACTTATGAAGGGGAGCACAACCACGCCAAATTAGCGACTCAGTCTGCCCACACATAG